The proteins below come from a single Paludibacter jiangxiensis genomic window:
- a CDS encoding methyltransferase domain-containing protein encodes MKKFIRFVLNHIPRKYLQLFAHVAVRSSSIFYVGSKYECPVCHHRFRKLLPYGYVNSRENALCPSCLSLERHRQIWLFLQAKTEFFTKQSVMLHIAPEYCFIKRFGAMSNIDYYSADLESPLARVKMDIQAIPFEENKFDVIFCNHILEHVDDDLLAMRELYRVMKPGGWGIIQSPVNLARAVTYEDKTITAPEERLKHFGQKDHVREYGRDYADRMRSVGFKVEEVNLPEYVSDDKILYHALTPSVEAAKDTIIYYVSK; translated from the coding sequence ATGAAGAAGTTTATCCGGTTCGTGCTGAACCATATTCCCCGCAAGTATCTGCAACTGTTCGCTCATGTGGCCGTAAGATCCAGCTCGATTTTTTATGTGGGTAGCAAATATGAATGTCCTGTTTGTCATCATCGTTTTCGCAAATTGCTGCCTTATGGCTATGTCAATTCCCGCGAAAATGCGCTTTGTCCCTCATGTTTGTCTTTGGAGCGTCACCGTCAGATCTGGCTCTTTTTGCAGGCCAAAACCGAATTCTTTACCAAGCAAAGCGTGATGCTGCACATTGCTCCCGAATACTGTTTTATCAAGCGTTTCGGTGCCATGTCGAATATCGATTACTATTCGGCTGATTTGGAATCGCCGTTGGCTCGTGTGAAGATGGATATCCAGGCTATTCCGTTCGAAGAGAATAAATTTGATGTTATCTTTTGCAATCACATACTCGAACACGTGGACGATGACTTGCTGGCTATGCGCGAACTCTATCGCGTGATGAAACCCGGCGGGTGGGGCATTATTCAGTCTCCGGTCAATCTCGCTCGTGCAGTGACCTACGAAGATAAAACAATCACTGCGCCCGAAGAACGCCTGAAACATTTCGGGCAGAAAGATCACGTGCGTGAATACGGTCGTGATTATGCCGACCGGATGCGTTCAGTTGGTTTTAAGGTGGAAGAGGTCAATCTGCCGGAATATGTTTCCGATGATAAAATTCTCTATCATGCGCTTACTCCAAGCGTTGAGGCTGCCAAAGACACCATCATTTATTACGTTAGCAAATAA
- a CDS encoding DUF3108 domain-containing protein: MSHTMPRYSFFRKLTLLCFIITFANTAFAQKSFAPGEVLTYKAYYHWGVLWLPAANITLKVLPNENPNFLTIKANGISFKRYDLFFKVRENFESTIFKNTLLPIEARRNAIEGSYSAQEHYRFNDSANTIDYNISVNEGKTKNSGKIEKADGYFDMLSAAYYMREYDFAKLKLNQKIRVNTIINGKVYPIEIQYVGNEACKDNNNKSYMCAKFAASTVPGTIFKGNEKISIWMSLDSAKIPVKVTSKLKIGEVNVELTGASGIK; this comes from the coding sequence ATGTCACACACGATGCCCCGATATTCATTCTTCCGCAAACTCACCCTTTTGTGCTTTATCATCACTTTTGCGAACACGGCCTTTGCCCAAAAATCTTTCGCTCCGGGAGAAGTATTGACGTATAAGGCTTATTACCACTGGGGAGTTTTATGGTTACCGGCTGCTAACATCACGCTAAAAGTATTGCCCAACGAAAATCCAAATTTTCTGACCATCAAAGCAAATGGAATAAGCTTCAAACGGTACGACCTCTTTTTTAAAGTCCGTGAAAATTTTGAATCAACCATATTCAAAAATACATTATTGCCAATTGAAGCGAGACGCAATGCTATTGAAGGATCCTATTCGGCTCAGGAACACTATCGTTTCAACGATTCTGCCAACACGATTGATTATAACATTTCTGTAAATGAAGGAAAAACTAAAAATTCCGGTAAGATAGAAAAAGCCGATGGATATTTTGACATGTTATCGGCAGCCTACTACATGCGCGAATATGATTTCGCCAAACTAAAACTCAACCAAAAAATTCGTGTAAATACAATCATTAACGGGAAAGTATATCCTATTGAAATTCAGTATGTAGGAAATGAGGCTTGCAAAGACAACAACAACAAGTCATACATGTGCGCAAAATTTGCTGCAAGCACTGTACCCGGAACCATTTTCAAAGGGAATGAGAAAATTTCGATTTGGATGAGCCTAGACTCTGCGAAAATACCGGTTAAAGTCACTTCAAAACTCAAAATCGGAGAAGTTAACGTTGAATTAACTGGCGCATCCGGCATAAAATAG
- the xseA gene encoding exodeoxyribonuclease VII large subunit produces MPEACSLYELNERIKDAISVSFSQPLWVKAEISEIRENANGHCYLELIEKDSKSDRITVRNKATIWSFTYRMLKSYFETATGEQLHAGVKILIACTVEYHELYGLSLNISDIDPTYTLGEVAIRRQQIINQLQEEGIADMNKELELTVAPQRIAVISSSTAAGYGDFLDQLQGNSFGFQFYTHLFPAIMQGDRSEQSLIEALDVVYQHIDQFDAVVIIRGGGATADLSCFDRYSLAAHTAQFPLPVITGIGHQRDNTILDMVAYACLKTPTAVAEFLVNRMQQASGLLDEQQENLVQLIDEISEKHSNRLQELTRKLPQLLLGRTTEHKMQLERYQLQLKQAAKTIIANRHQKLSGYSQPLSILTNRLIREQRHLLEQKELQLKYINPLSILDKGYTMTYANGKRVTSVADVQSGDRITTAFKDGNTNSIAE; encoded by the coding sequence ATGCCCGAAGCCTGCTCGCTATATGAACTTAATGAACGGATCAAAGATGCGATTTCCGTTTCATTCTCTCAGCCATTATGGGTAAAAGCTGAGATTAGCGAGATACGCGAAAATGCGAACGGACACTGCTACCTCGAACTGATCGAAAAAGATTCCAAGAGTGACCGCATAACCGTGCGGAACAAAGCTACCATTTGGTCATTTACCTACCGAATGCTAAAGTCTTACTTTGAGACTGCCACCGGAGAACAGTTGCATGCCGGCGTAAAAATTCTGATCGCATGCACGGTAGAATACCATGAGCTTTACGGATTAAGCCTCAACATCTCCGACATCGACCCAACCTACACCCTTGGTGAAGTTGCAATCCGACGTCAACAAATCATCAATCAGCTACAGGAAGAGGGCATTGCCGATATGAATAAAGAGCTGGAGCTGACCGTAGCTCCTCAACGCATTGCTGTAATCTCTTCCTCTACCGCCGCCGGATATGGAGATTTTCTCGACCAATTACAGGGCAATAGCTTCGGGTTTCAGTTTTACACACACCTTTTTCCGGCTATCATGCAGGGCGACCGATCAGAACAATCTCTTATCGAAGCTCTGGATGTAGTCTATCAACACATAGACCAATTTGATGCGGTGGTCATTATCAGGGGTGGTGGTGCAACCGCAGATCTTAGCTGTTTTGACCGCTATTCGCTGGCAGCACACACAGCTCAGTTTCCTTTGCCTGTTATTACCGGCATCGGTCACCAACGCGACAATACCATTCTCGACATGGTTGCGTATGCTTGCCTGAAAACACCTACCGCTGTCGCCGAATTTCTGGTTAACCGAATGCAGCAAGCATCAGGCTTATTGGATGAACAACAAGAGAATCTGGTTCAGCTCATTGACGAGATCAGCGAAAAACATTCAAATCGTTTGCAAGAGCTCACTCGAAAATTGCCACAGCTTTTGCTCGGACGAACTACCGAACATAAAATGCAGTTGGAACGTTATCAACTACAGCTAAAACAGGCAGCAAAGACAATTATCGCCAATCGGCATCAGAAACTCTCGGGATATAGCCAGCCTCTATCCATCCTGACGAACCGCCTGATTCGGGAACAACGGCACCTTTTGGAACAAAAAGAGTTACAATTGAAATACATCAATCCACTATCCATCCTCGATAAAGGGTACACCATGACTTATGCCAATGGGAAACGGGTAACCAGTGTTGCCGATGTGCAATCCGGCGACCGCATCACGACGGCATTTAAGGATGGTAATACAAATAGTATTGCAGAATAA
- the metF gene encoding methylenetetrahydrofolate reductase [NAD(P)H] produces MRVIDLINNSKTTAFSFEILPPLKGNSIDLVYKTIDLLRPFDPKYINITTHRSEIVYKETGPNLFQRVAERHRPGTVAIAAAIQNKYKVNVVPHIICSGFSKSETEYALIDLQFLGITDLLVLRGDKAKHDKAFMPGEEGHAHAIDLQQQINDFNSGKFMDGSIIKQPVSTFSYGVAGYPEKHDEAPNLDSDIHWLKEKVRLGAEYVVTQMFFDNEKYYAFVDRCRKEGITVPIIPGLKPITLMNQLTVLPKIFHVDIPEPLATELAKCKTDAEALEVGVEWCTMQALDLKQQGVPSIHFYTMMATQSVKRVAEKVY; encoded by the coding sequence ATGAGAGTTATCGACCTGATAAACAACAGCAAAACAACTGCATTTTCGTTTGAAATCCTGCCTCCACTCAAAGGAAACAGTATAGATTTGGTTTACAAAACCATTGATTTACTGCGACCTTTCGATCCAAAATATATAAACATCACCACACACCGGAGTGAAATCGTATACAAAGAAACCGGCCCAAATCTTTTTCAACGGGTTGCCGAACGGCATCGTCCAGGAACGGTAGCCATTGCCGCTGCCATTCAAAACAAATACAAAGTCAATGTTGTTCCCCACATCATTTGCAGCGGTTTTTCAAAAAGCGAAACCGAATATGCACTGATTGACCTTCAATTTCTGGGAATTACCGATTTGCTGGTATTGCGGGGAGACAAAGCCAAACACGACAAAGCTTTTATGCCCGGTGAAGAGGGACATGCCCATGCTATCGATCTGCAACAGCAAATCAACGATTTCAACAGCGGGAAATTCATGGACGGCTCTATTATCAAACAACCGGTTTCGACCTTCTCTTATGGCGTTGCAGGTTACCCCGAAAAGCATGACGAAGCACCCAATCTGGACTCTGACATCCACTGGCTGAAAGAAAAGGTGCGTTTGGGAGCCGAATATGTGGTTACCCAGATGTTTTTCGACAATGAGAAGTATTATGCCTTCGTGGACCGTTGCCGTAAAGAAGGAATCACAGTGCCTATTATTCCGGGCTTAAAGCCGATCACACTGATGAATCAGTTGACTGTTTTGCCAAAAATTTTCCATGTAGATATTCCAGAACCTTTAGCCACGGAACTTGCCAAATGCAAAACGGATGCCGAAGCGCTTGAAGTGGGCGTAGAATGGTGTACAATGCAGGCTCTGGACTTAAAACAGCAAGGAGTACCCAGTATTCATTTTTATACAATGATGGCCACACAGAGCGTTAAACGTGTAGCCGAGAAAGTATATTAA
- a CDS encoding glycoside hydrolase family 10 protein — MIFKNIRAVLTLALVLLISLSAYSEVVPKREFRGVWIHTVGNWKYRTMKAEAIQKEWTNMLDSFQKAGMNAVIFQVRPQADAFYESKLEPWSRYLTGEQGKAPNPMWDPLAFMIEECHKRGMQLHAWLNPYRVTSSESEVLSKMNKKHSKLFIHYGKQLYFDPGQPESRKIVNKVVEDIVERYDVDGIHFDDYFYPYPIKGEEFNDAKSFKKYAKKQGFGKDDRANWRRNNVDQLIKEVNETVHYEKPWVVFGVSPFGIWRNVGSTPEGSKTNGLSNYDDLYADVLLWQKNHWVDYVAPQLYWKIGHKAADYATLIDWWSKNSYGTNIYVGQSITTFNEKDLKDPNKTQFAEKMRLTRETPNIQGNIWWSGYQMRENPFGSMDTLAQHYQRIPSLIPVYPAMEKTTPAPISGLRFTIDNCKLKVIWQGVQAKKELEQSAYYCIYRFGLDENIDLTNGAKIVKIVRDPYYIVPDPKEKAKYVITSLNRLHQESVASEPVYVGE; from the coding sequence ATGATTTTCAAGAATATCAGAGCTGTTCTGACATTAGCATTAGTTTTACTGATTTCACTTTCGGCTTATTCGGAAGTAGTTCCTAAACGTGAGTTTCGTGGAGTTTGGATCCACACGGTTGGCAATTGGAAATACCGCACCATGAAAGCCGAAGCCATTCAGAAAGAGTGGACTAATATGCTCGATAGTTTTCAGAAGGCCGGTATGAATGCCGTTATCTTTCAGGTTCGTCCCCAGGCTGACGCGTTTTATGAGTCCAAGCTGGAGCCATGGAGCCGTTATCTGACCGGAGAACAGGGCAAGGCTCCTAATCCGATGTGGGATCCGCTCGCCTTTATGATCGAGGAGTGCCACAAACGCGGTATGCAGTTGCATGCCTGGCTCAATCCTTACCGTGTCACCAGCAGCGAGTCGGAGGTGTTGTCGAAGATGAACAAAAAACACTCGAAGCTCTTTATTCATTATGGAAAGCAGTTGTATTTCGATCCGGGTCAACCCGAATCGCGAAAGATTGTCAACAAGGTGGTGGAGGATATTGTGGAACGTTATGATGTTGATGGTATCCATTTCGACGACTATTTCTACCCGTATCCTATCAAGGGCGAGGAGTTCAACGATGCAAAATCGTTCAAAAAATATGCAAAAAAGCAGGGCTTTGGTAAAGACGATCGTGCCAACTGGCGCAGGAATAATGTGGATCAGCTTATTAAAGAGGTGAATGAAACCGTGCATTACGAAAAACCTTGGGTGGTGTTTGGCGTGAGTCCATTTGGTATTTGGCGTAATGTGGGCAGTACTCCTGAAGGTAGCAAAACAAACGGTCTTTCCAACTATGATGACCTGTACGCTGACGTGTTACTCTGGCAAAAAAATCATTGGGTTGATTATGTAGCTCCGCAGCTTTATTGGAAAATAGGTCACAAGGCAGCTGATTATGCAACTTTGATTGACTGGTGGAGTAAAAACAGCTATGGAACCAACATCTACGTCGGCCAAAGCATAACCACTTTCAACGAAAAAGATTTGAAAGATCCGAACAAAACGCAGTTTGCCGAAAAGATGCGGCTCACCCGTGAAACTCCCAATATTCAGGGAAATATCTGGTGGTCGGGCTATCAGATGCGCGAAAATCCTTTCGGATCTATGGATACGTTGGCGCAACACTATCAACGCATTCCGTCATTGATTCCGGTATATCCTGCAATGGAAAAAACGACTCCGGCTCCTATATCGGGACTGCGATTTACGATCGATAATTGCAAGCTGAAGGTTATCTGGCAAGGTGTTCAGGCGAAAAAAGAGTTGGAACAATCGGCCTATTACTGCATCTACCGTTTTGGTTTGGATGAAAATATTGATTTGACTAACGGAGCAAAGATTGTGAAGATTGTGCGTGATCCGTACTACATTGTTCCCGATCCGAAGGAAAAGGCGAAATACGTCATTACTTCTCTCAACCGTCTGCATCAGGAGAGCGTTGCTTCCGAACCGGTTTATGTAGGAGAATAA
- a CDS encoding acyltransferase family protein, which produces MNNLQNHTSEKYRFTALDIFRGMTICFMIIVNTPGNEETTFSFLKHADWNGFTPTDLVFPSFLFAVGNALSFVNKRWGTLSTKTVMLKVAKRSCLIFLTGYLMYWFPFFSLDSDSHLIFSPISHTRIMGVLQRIALCYGIVALLVYFLKKEKILAAGVGALVFYWMILVWFGSPGLEYTKTGNAVLSFDSLILGVNHLYTGEGFPFDPEGILSTIPALFNVICGYLAGTYIQRKGNNRQTITEFVLVGLGLLIIAYAWNHIFPINKKLWTSSYATLTVGLDFLLLAAIIYWTDFLKIKQGRNFFQAFGKNPLAIYVLSEIGVTLMWLIPIGDTPLYSWLYNNIFAHAGGYIGSLLFALWWMLSCWLVAYWLDRKKIYIKL; this is translated from the coding sequence ATGAATAACCTGCAAAATCACACCTCTGAGAAATACAGGTTCACTGCGCTTGATATTTTCAGAGGGATGACCATCTGTTTTATGATCATTGTCAACACTCCGGGCAATGAAGAAACAACATTTAGTTTTTTAAAACATGCCGATTGGAATGGATTTACTCCCACAGATCTGGTATTTCCATCTTTTCTTTTTGCAGTTGGCAACGCTCTTAGTTTTGTAAATAAACGTTGGGGGACACTGTCTACTAAAACCGTAATGCTGAAAGTAGCTAAACGAAGTTGCCTTATTTTTCTTACCGGTTATCTCATGTACTGGTTTCCCTTCTTTTCATTGGATTCTGATTCTCATCTTATATTTTCTCCTATATCCCACACTCGCATCATGGGGGTGTTGCAACGAATAGCTCTTTGCTATGGCATAGTAGCTTTACTGGTGTATTTCCTCAAAAAAGAAAAAATTTTGGCTGCGGGCGTCGGTGCATTAGTATTTTACTGGATGATTTTGGTATGGTTTGGTTCTCCCGGACTGGAATATACAAAAACAGGGAATGCTGTTCTTTCTTTCGATTCTCTCATATTAGGAGTAAATCACCTCTACACCGGCGAAGGATTTCCATTCGACCCGGAAGGTATTCTCAGCACAATACCCGCATTATTTAATGTGATTTGCGGCTATTTAGCCGGCACTTATATTCAAAGAAAGGGCAACAATCGTCAAACAATCACGGAGTTTGTTTTGGTTGGCTTGGGATTACTTATAATTGCGTACGCCTGGAACCATATTTTCCCAATCAACAAAAAATTATGGACGAGTTCTTATGCTACCCTAACCGTCGGACTTGATTTTCTATTGCTAGCTGCCATCATTTATTGGACTGATTTCCTTAAAATAAAACAAGGCCGTAACTTCTTTCAGGCTTTCGGGAAAAATCCGCTTGCCATTTATGTTCTCAGCGAAATCGGCGTAACGTTAATGTGGTTAATTCCTATCGGCGATACTCCGCTGTATTCCTGGTTATATAACAATATTTTCGCCCATGCCGGTGGATATATCGGATCACTACTATTTGCTCTCTGGTGGATGCTTTCATGCTGGTTGGTTGCCTACTGGCTTGACCGAAAGAAAATCTATATTAAACTGTAG
- the holA gene encoding DNA polymerase III subunit delta gives MAKKSDSYEQILDKLKRKEYAPVYYFMGEEPYYIDLLADYIEENVLDEMEKSFNQTVLYGKDTDIRTVINAAKRFPMGSQYQVVIVKEAQQLKAIDELTFYLQKPLASTILVFCHKYGTLDKRKKVTSEIEKNGVLFVSEKLRDYQIPPWIVKYLADRKVKISEKAALMLTEFLGTDLSKVANELDKLLITKPASEPTITPELIEKNIGISKDFNNFELQSAIIAGDVLKVNRIARYFADNPKNNPIIVTLSVLFNFFSNLMVYHYLQDKSQANVARELGVNPYFVKDFQAAAKRFSAAKTLRIIAWLRECDARSKGIENVSTDAGDLLKELVYKMLH, from the coding sequence ATGGCAAAAAAATCAGATTCATACGAGCAAATTCTTGATAAACTCAAACGAAAGGAGTATGCCCCGGTGTACTACTTTATGGGCGAGGAACCTTACTATATCGATTTGCTTGCCGATTACATCGAAGAGAACGTGCTGGACGAGATGGAGAAATCGTTCAACCAGACTGTGCTTTACGGAAAAGATACTGATATTCGTACGGTGATCAATGCTGCCAAGCGTTTCCCGATGGGATCGCAATATCAGGTGGTCATCGTCAAAGAGGCGCAGCAGTTGAAGGCGATCGACGAACTTACGTTCTATCTGCAAAAACCGCTGGCTTCTACTATCCTTGTTTTTTGCCACAAATACGGTACGCTCGACAAACGGAAAAAGGTGACCTCCGAGATTGAAAAGAACGGGGTGTTGTTTGTATCTGAGAAATTGCGCGACTACCAGATTCCGCCCTGGATTGTAAAATATCTGGCCGACCGTAAGGTGAAAATCTCCGAGAAGGCAGCGCTTATGCTTACCGAATTCCTGGGGACAGACCTGAGCAAGGTGGCCAACGAGCTTGACAAACTACTTATTACCAAACCGGCATCCGAACCCACCATCACTCCCGAACTGATAGAGAAGAATATCGGTATCAGCAAGGATTTCAATAACTTCGAGCTGCAAAGCGCCATCATAGCTGGCGATGTGTTGAAAGTAAATCGTATTGCCCGCTATTTTGCCGATAATCCCAAGAACAATCCGATTATTGTCACACTCTCCGTTTTGTTCAATTTCTTTAGCAATCTGATGGTGTACCACTATCTGCAGGATAAAAGTCAGGCCAATGTGGCTCGTGAGTTGGGTGTCAATCCCTATTTTGTGAAGGATTTTCAGGCGGCGGCGAAGCGCTTTTCGGCGGCAAAAACATTGAGAATTATCGCTTGGCTACGTGAATGTGATGCCCGTTCCAAAGGGATCGAAAACGTATCGACTGATGCTGGCGACCTCCTGAAAGAATTAGTATATAAAATGTTACATTAA
- a CDS encoding Dabb family protein produces MNKSITFDSKFIVITLKFGSFAGNYNSTYKIHIDMVKHLVFWKLKEEAAGNDKATNAKLVKEKLEALNGQIEGLIKLEVGIDFTGNPADHDIALYSELTSKEALNGYQENPLHKAVQSFVREVVNARACVDYEI; encoded by the coding sequence ATGAACAAAAGCATCACCTTTGATTCTAAATTTATTGTCATCACGCTTAAATTTGGTAGCTTTGCAGGTAATTACAATTCAACTTATAAAATTCACATAGACATGGTTAAACATTTAGTGTTTTGGAAATTAAAAGAAGAGGCTGCCGGAAACGATAAAGCCACCAACGCCAAACTGGTAAAGGAAAAACTGGAAGCTCTCAACGGACAAATTGAAGGATTGATTAAACTGGAAGTAGGCATCGATTTTACAGGCAACCCTGCCGACCATGATATCGCACTCTACTCCGAACTCACCAGTAAAGAAGCCTTAAACGGCTATCAGGAAAATCCGCTTCACAAGGCTGTTCAATCTTTTGTAAGAGAAGTGGTAAATGCTCGTGCCTGCGTGGATTACGAAATTTAA
- a CDS encoding AMP nucleosidase, protein MKTKKEIVENWLVRYTKRQLEDFDQYILLTNFNNYVEMFAERFGVPVYNEGNMVNASANGITIINFGMGSPNAALIMDLLTAIQPKAVLFLGKCGGLKDKNRNGDYILPIAAIRGEGTSNDYFPPEIPALPAFMLQRAVSSNIRDFGKDYWTGTVYTTNRRVWEHDEEFKEYLHNTRAQAVDMETATLFSVGFFNSIPTGALLLVSDMPMRPDGVKTEASDNNVTANFVEEHLRIGVKALSSIMNNSSTIKHLRFE, encoded by the coding sequence ATGAAGACAAAGAAAGAGATAGTTGAGAACTGGTTGGTTCGTTACACCAAAAGACAATTGGAAGATTTTGACCAATACATTTTGCTGACGAATTTCAATAATTATGTGGAGATGTTTGCAGAACGTTTCGGCGTTCCCGTCTATAACGAAGGAAATATGGTTAACGCTTCGGCAAACGGTATTACCATTATCAATTTTGGAATGGGTAGTCCCAATGCAGCGTTAATAATGGATTTATTAACTGCCATACAGCCTAAGGCAGTTCTGTTTCTCGGAAAATGCGGCGGTTTGAAAGATAAAAATCGTAATGGTGATTATATCCTTCCGATTGCAGCCATTCGCGGCGAAGGTACCTCGAATGACTATTTTCCTCCCGAAATTCCGGCGCTACCGGCATTTATGTTGCAGCGTGCCGTTTCTTCCAATATTCGTGACTTTGGTAAGGATTACTGGACAGGTACTGTTTATACGACCAACCGCCGCGTGTGGGAGCATGATGAAGAATTCAAAGAATATCTGCACAATACCCGTGCTCAGGCCGTAGATATGGAAACTGCTACCTTGTTTTCTGTAGGTTTCTTCAATAGTATTCCTACAGGAGCGTTGTTGCTTGTTTCGGATATGCCGATGCGCCCAGATGGGGTAAAAACCGAGGCCAGCGATAATAATGTTACTGCAAATTTTGTGGAAGAACATTTACGTATTGGAGTGAAAGCCTTGAGTTCGATTATGAATAATAGTAGTACAATCAAGCATCTGCGTTTCGAGTAA
- a CDS encoding NAD(P)-dependent oxidoreductase, giving the protein MRRVLLSTRLLPEGFAELQKQFEVVFPENETFTRDELIALLPHFDAFVPTFVYPVDREMLDAAAQRVKIISNYGVGYNNIDIDYAAQLGIVVTNTPDPVIEPTAELALALMLAAARRIPECDRKVRIPDGLKWGVLENLGQSLTGKTLGIVGMGRIGQALARRALACGMHIVYYNRHRLSPDLEATYKATRLDLDDLIAACDVLSLNTPLSDETRHLIGRKQLQLMKRTAIIVNTARGAVIDEAALVEALQQGWIAAAGLDVYEFEPKITPALLAMDNVVLAPHNGTATVDTRNDIARFASQNIIRFFEGREDITRVN; this is encoded by the coding sequence ATGAGACGAGTTCTACTCTCCACCCGCCTTCTGCCCGAAGGATTTGCCGAGTTGCAAAAACAGTTTGAAGTCGTATTTCCTGAAAACGAAACTTTTACCCGCGATGAACTGATCGCTCTCCTGCCCCATTTCGACGCATTCGTTCCCACATTTGTCTATCCGGTCGATCGTGAAATGCTGGATGCTGCCGCACAACGGGTCAAAATCATCTCCAACTACGGCGTGGGCTACAACAATATCGACATCGATTACGCCGCACAACTGGGCATCGTGGTGACCAATACTCCCGATCCGGTGATAGAACCGACGGCCGAACTGGCTCTTGCGCTGATGCTCGCCGCTGCCCGCCGCATTCCCGAATGCGACCGTAAAGTGCGCATCCCCGACGGACTGAAATGGGGCGTGCTTGAAAATCTGGGACAGTCACTCACGGGCAAAACGCTGGGTATTGTCGGTATGGGACGCATAGGTCAGGCACTGGCACGGCGCGCACTGGCTTGTGGCATGCACATCGTTTACTACAACCGCCACCGCCTTTCTCCCGATCTGGAGGCTACCTATAAGGCCACACGCCTCGATCTGGATGATCTTATCGCTGCCTGCGACGTACTTTCGCTCAACACTCCGCTCTCTGATGAAACCCGTCATCTGATTGGCCGCAAACAATTGCAGCTGATGAAACGGACGGCCATCATCGTCAATACTGCACGTGGAGCCGTCATCGACGAAGCAGCGCTGGTGGAAGCCCTGCAACAAGGTTGGATAGCCGCCGCCGGACTGGACGTTTACGAGTTCGAACCTAAGATCACACCCGCGCTCTTGGCAATGGACAACGTAGTACTGGCACCCCACAACGGCACCGCCACCGTGGATACCCGCAACGACATTGCCCGCTTTGCCTCGCAAAACATTATTCGATTCTTTGAAGGAAGAGAAGATATTACGAGGGTAAACTAA